The genomic interval ATAAGGAAGCAGCAAAATCCGTTATCCTGACACTATTGGTTTTAATGAGTATCGTCTTAACGTATTTAATGTGGAACTTTTCGCCGGATTTATCGAATCTGGAAAATCAAGACAGTAAAAAAGCGAATGAGAAAACCATCGGCAAGCCGAATTCAGAGCAAATGGACAATGCGATTTCTCCTTATCAGATTGTTTATAATCATGGCGATAAGACAGATGGTGCATTAGAAACACGAAAATTGAATCGTGATGTTGCGAAAGTTTTGAAAAACCAAAGAGTAACAGATTCATCTGAAATTTATCATGATCATAATTTATTTATTCCTGAACTCAGTGATAACTTTGTCGCATTGGATTTTACGTATGACATGCCACTGACCACCTATTTAGGACAAGTCATGAATATGGATGCTAAGATTCCGAATAAATTTAAATTCAGTCGTCTCATTATTGATGCAGATCAAGAAAAGACAGCTGTATTATATGCAATCGGTAATGATCGCCATCATGTAATGCGCTTGAATACGTCTATTCCAAGCAGCAAAGTGAAAAAAGCAGTAAAATCGATTCAACCAGAACTTACACCATTCTCTGAAATTATTACAGGTAAAGAAACGATTGATTCAGCATCACATATTTTTGCACCGCAGAAGCCGAATCATCTGAAAACATACCGTACGATTTTTAATCATATCAGTGTGGAAACGATGAATTCGATTTTGTTTAACGATTCAGTTGTTGTACGCAGTTCTAAGAGCGGTAATACAACATATAATAACAATACAGGCGTCGCAAACTATAATACGAAACGTGAATTTTATCGCTATACCAACTTATCTGAAGATGAGTCCAAATCAAGAGACATGATCAAATCTATTCCAAGCACATTTGATTTTATTAATAGTCATGGTGGTTTTACAGATGATTTCCGGTTGTTTGAAGCGGATCCGAAAACTGGAGAACTGACTTATCAAATGTTCTTGAATGGTGTCCCAGTCTTCAATAAAGACGAACTGAGCACGATTCAAGTAGCTTGGGGAGAAAAAGGCATCTTCAGTTATGCACGTTCTTTACTGAAAACGAATATTACGATTG from Staphylococcus condimenti carries:
- a CDS encoding YycH family regulatory protein, which produces MRHKEAAKSVILTLLVLMSIVLTYLMWNFSPDLSNLENQDSKKANEKTIGKPNSEQMDNAISPYQIVYNHGDKTDGALETRKLNRDVAKVLKNQRVTDSSEIYHDHNLFIPELSDNFVALDFTYDMPLTTYLGQVMNMDAKIPNKFKFSRLIIDADQEKTAVLYAIGNDRHHVMRLNTSIPSSKVKKAVKSIQPELTPFSEIITGKETIDSASHIFAPQKPNHLKTYRTIFNHISVETMNSILFNDSVVVRSSKSGNTTYNNNTGVANYNTKREFYRYTNLSEDESKSRDMIKSIPSTFDFINSHGGFTDDFRLFEADPKTGELTYQMFLNGVPVFNKDELSTIQVAWGEKGIFSYARSLLKTNITIDSGEEKKNLPGAEAVRSELANNPNLDFKKVTNMTIGYKMQEKDDNDIEVQRTSEYVPEWYIQYNGKWYVYENGGLQ